The Gadus macrocephalus chromosome 13, ASM3116895v1 genome includes a window with the following:
- the LOC132471055 gene encoding testis-expressed protein 264 homolog isoform X3 produces MASTLTKERKLCAHPYVEVYSLGRVQYMVPLARQGDFYVPELRQSERRVSAGELSGSESDVSGADSNSEYSSESGVLLSDSREGSVARSSPSRRSQGRERRTEGSRERGPNAAATFRGPTGRGRGAGRGRGAGGEGPVVSEENHQEKTGEAAVGGGEE; encoded by the exons ATGGCTTCTACTCTAACAAAG GAGAGGAAGCTGTGTGCCCACCCGTACGTCGAAGTCTACAGCCTGGGCCGCGTCCAGTACATGGTCCCGCTGGCCCGCCAGGGAGACTTCTACGTGCCTGAGCTCCGCCAATCAGAGAGGAGGGTTTCCGCAGGCGAGTTGTCAGGGAGTGAGTCAGACGTCtcag GTGCGGACTCCAACAGCGAGTACAGCTCGGAGAGCGGGGTGCTCCTGAGCGACAGCCGGGAGGGCTCCGTCGCCAGGTCCTCGCCGTCCAGGCGCTCCCAGGGCCGGGAGAGGCGGACGGAGGGCTCCCGGGAGAGGGGCCCCAACGCCGCCGCCACCTTTAGAGGCCCGACCGGGCGGGGCCGAGGGGCCGGGCGGGGCCGAGGGGCCGGGGGCGAAGGCCCGGTCGTTAGTGAGGAGAACCACCAGGAGAAGACGGGAGAGGCGGCcgtggggggtggggaggagtgA
- the LOC132471055 gene encoding testis-expressed protein 264 homolog isoform X2, with product MSEWAFLCIILSVLGTIVGFVLYLRNVSEIIIRSGCPPIKNITLAYKFKEGPYREWEQVLMECRSIEPKVANIRVLYDDPKKAEGGRYAVGSVLREGGAGGSVLGEGDGTSGEELGQRFTKAGFQLCSFPEITYAERKLCAHPYVEVYSLGRVQYMVPLARQGDFYVPELRQSERRVSAGELSGSESDVSGADSNSEYSSESGVLLSDSREGSVARSSPSRRSQGRERRTEGSRERGPNAAATFRGPTGRGRGAGRGRGAGGEGPVVSEENHQEKTGEAAVGGGEE from the exons ATGTCAGAATGGGCATTTCTCTGTATAATACTTAGTGTTCTGGGAACCATAGTAGGGTTTGTTTTGTACTTGAGAAATGTCTCCGAGATTATCATACGGTCTGGCTGTCCTCCAATCAAGAACATTACACTGGCCTATAAATTCAAGGAGGGACCATACAGAGAATGGGAACAAGTTTTGATGGAGTGTAGGAGTATTGAACCTAAGGTTGCCAACATTCGGGTATTATATGATGATCCTAAAAAG gCAGAGGGTGGCCGCTACGCTGTGGGCAGTGTCCTGAGAGAGGGCGGTGCTGGGGGCAGTGtcctgggggagggagacggcacCAGTGGCGAGGAGCTAGGGCAGCGCTTCACCAAGGCTGGCTTCCAATTGTGCTCCTTCCCTGAAATCACTTACGCA GAGAGGAAGCTGTGTGCCCACCCGTACGTCGAAGTCTACAGCCTGGGCCGCGTCCAGTACATGGTCCCGCTGGCCCGCCAGGGAGACTTCTACGTGCCTGAGCTCCGCCAATCAGAGAGGAGGGTTTCCGCAGGCGAGTTGTCAGGGAGTGAGTCAGACGTCtcag GTGCGGACTCCAACAGCGAGTACAGCTCGGAGAGCGGGGTGCTCCTGAGCGACAGCCGGGAGGGCTCCGTCGCCAGGTCCTCGCCGTCCAGGCGCTCCCAGGGCCGGGAGAGGCGGACGGAGGGCTCCCGGGAGAGGGGCCCCAACGCCGCCGCCACCTTTAGAGGCCCGACCGGGCGGGGCCGAGGGGCCGGGCGGGGCCGAGGGGCCGGGGGCGAAGGCCCGGTCGTTAGTGAGGAGAACCACCAGGAGAAGACGGGAGAGGCGGCcgtggggggtggggaggagtgA
- the LOC132471055 gene encoding testis-expressed protein 264 homolog isoform X1 — MSEWAFLCIILSVLGTIVGFVLYLRNVSEIIIRSGCPPIKNITLAYKFKEGPYREWEQVLMECRSIEPKVANIRVLYDDPKKAEGGRYAVGSVLREGGAGGSVLGEGDGTSGEELGQRFTKAGFQLCSFPEITYAVSASCPHGTPLSFLLGARHMYTRLEDYIKERKLCAHPYVEVYSLGRVQYMVPLARQGDFYVPELRQSERRVSAGELSGSESDVSGADSNSEYSSESGVLLSDSREGSVARSSPSRRSQGRERRTEGSRERGPNAAATFRGPTGRGRGAGRGRGAGGEGPVVSEENHQEKTGEAAVGGGEE, encoded by the exons ATGTCAGAATGGGCATTTCTCTGTATAATACTTAGTGTTCTGGGAACCATAGTAGGGTTTGTTTTGTACTTGAGAAATGTCTCCGAGATTATCATACGGTCTGGCTGTCCTCCAATCAAGAACATTACACTGGCCTATAAATTCAAGGAGGGACCATACAGAGAATGGGAACAAGTTTTGATGGAGTGTAGGAGTATTGAACCTAAGGTTGCCAACATTCGGGTATTATATGATGATCCTAAAAAG gCAGAGGGTGGCCGCTACGCTGTGGGCAGTGTCCTGAGAGAGGGCGGTGCTGGGGGCAGTGtcctgggggagggagacggcacCAGTGGCGAGGAGCTAGGGCAGCGCTTCACCAAGGCTGGCTTCCAATTGTGCTCCTTCCCTGAAATCACTTACGCAGTCAGTGCCTCCTGCCCCCACGGGACACCTCTCTCCTTCCTGCTAGGGGCAAGACACATGTACACCCGACTAGAAGACTACATCAAG GAGAGGAAGCTGTGTGCCCACCCGTACGTCGAAGTCTACAGCCTGGGCCGCGTCCAGTACATGGTCCCGCTGGCCCGCCAGGGAGACTTCTACGTGCCTGAGCTCCGCCAATCAGAGAGGAGGGTTTCCGCAGGCGAGTTGTCAGGGAGTGAGTCAGACGTCtcag GTGCGGACTCCAACAGCGAGTACAGCTCGGAGAGCGGGGTGCTCCTGAGCGACAGCCGGGAGGGCTCCGTCGCCAGGTCCTCGCCGTCCAGGCGCTCCCAGGGCCGGGAGAGGCGGACGGAGGGCTCCCGGGAGAGGGGCCCCAACGCCGCCGCCACCTTTAGAGGCCCGACCGGGCGGGGCCGAGGGGCCGGGCGGGGCCGAGGGGCCGGGGGCGAAGGCCCGGTCGTTAGTGAGGAGAACCACCAGGAGAAGACGGGAGAGGCGGCcgtggggggtggggaggagtgA
- the brk1 gene encoding probable protein BRICK1, whose product MAGQEDPVQREIHQDWANREYIEVITSSIKKIADFLNSFDMSCRSRLATLNEKLTALERRIEYIEARVTKGETLT is encoded by the exons ATGGCGGGCCAGGAAGATCCAGTCCAGCGAGAGATCCACCAAGATTGGGCCAATCGAGAATACATAGAAGTCATCACAAGCAGTATAAAGAAAATTGCTGACTTCCTGAATTCCTTTG ACATGTCGTGTCGGTCCCGGCTGGCCACACTCAACGAGAAACTGACTGCGTTGGAACGGCGGATTGAGTACATTGAAGCGAGA GTCACAAAAGGAGAGACTTTAACCTAG
- the rbm5 gene encoding RNA-binding protein 5 isoform X2, producing MGGDKRISRTERSGRYGSDQSRGDSEWRERRGRDQDREPDRDHDMRRWGEDRRGDRYDGDRRGNRDQSPEIYQRERKRRNSDRSEDGYHSDGDYPEQDFRREAGDDRKSKTIMLWGLPHNITEDEIRGAIEPLEGPQPVDIRLVKKKTGISRGFAFVDFYHLQDATRWMETNQKRLTIQGKYVDMQYSNPRNKFEDWLCNTCGLYNFRRRLKCFRCGATKAEGDGGGPSGVSEPHPTPDFYGDTIILRNIAPLTTVEAILTLLAPYANLLPNNIRLIKDKLTGQNRGFAFVQLSSPLEASQLLTILQGLQPPLKLDGKPIGVDYAKSARKDLLLSDGNRISAFSMASTAIAAAQWSSTQAQQGPDAMSEYSYLQEGYAPLSQDFQAYYQPAAVPESSQANGILGAAPVAAGGIISQTAQVYQPQIIGQPAVMASRVGHLLDTAHHHGPPSAATAVCGAAATTTAPHASGQNPHAAAPDISTYQYDKSSGYYYDPQTGLFYDPNSQYHYNAQTQQYLYWDSEKQTYVPAAADASTGDGMAAPSSAAGTSKEAKDKKEKPKSKTAQQIAKDMERWAKSLNRQKENFKGSFQPVSHEERREAAAADAGFSLFEKKMGGFEAVVPELPRGVEEELPSSSSVNASKCGLVAAYSGDSDPEEAASAEQDYGGEDGLTDWKKMACLLCRRQFPNKDGLVRHQQLSDLHKQNLEVLRRSKLTEAELEELERKETELKYRDRAAERREKYGIPEPPAPKKKKFAAQPPPVVINYEQPNKDGLNSDNIGNKMLQAMGWREGKGLGRNQQGITAPIQAQLRTKGAGLGTKGSNYNLTASDTYKDAVRKAMFARFTEIE from the exons ATGGGGGGCGACAAGcg GATTAGTCGCACAGAGCGAAGCGGCAGATATGGCTCGGATCAGTCACGTGGCGACTCGGAGTGGCGGGAGAGACGAGGACGTGACCAGGACCGAGAACCGGACCGAGACCACGATATGCGGCGCTGGGGTGAAGACAGACGCGGTGACCGCTATGACGGAGACCGGCGAGGAAACCGAGACCAGAGTCCAGAG ATCTACCAGAGAGAGCGAAAAAGGCGGAATAGTGACAGATCAGAAGACGGCTATCACTCTGATGGAGACTACCCCGAGCAGGATTTCCGTAGAGAAGCCGGAGATGATAGGAAGAGCAAGACCATCATGCTGTGGGGGCTGCCTCATAACATCACTGAGGATGAA ATTCGAGGTGCAATAGAACCCCTGGAAGGCCCACAGCCAGTAGACATCAGGCTGGTGAAGAAAAAGACAG GTATAAGCCGAGGTTTCGCCTTCGTGGACTTTTATCACTTGCAAGATGCTACCCGATGGATGGAGACCAATCAG AAACGTCTGACAATCCAAGGCAAATATGTGGACATGCAGTACAGCAACCCTCGGAACAAGTTTGAAGACTGGCTATGTAACACT TGTGGCCTGTACAATTTCCGGAGGAGGCTGAAGTGCTTCAGGTGTGGAGCAACCAAAGCCG AGGGTGATGGCGGCGGCCCCTCCGGAGTCTCTGAGCCCCATCCCACGCCAGACTTCTACGGGGACA CGATCATCCTCAGAAATATAGCCCCTCTGACCACGGTTGAAGCCATCCTGACACTGTTGGCGCCCTACGCCAATCTCCTGCCCAACAACATCCGCCTCATCAAAGACAAGCTGACGGGACAGAACAGAGGCTTTGCCTTCGtgcagctctcctctcctttg GAGGCCTCTCAGCTGCTGACGATCCTGCAGGGGCTGCAACCTCCGTTGAAGCTGGACGGGAAGCCGATAGGCGTGGACTACGCCAAGAGTGCCAGGAA GGACCTCCTGCTTTCCGACGGGAATCGTATCAGTGCCTTCTCCATGGCCAGCACGGCCATCGCCGCCGCCCAGTGGTCCTCCACTCAG GCACAGCAGGGCCCGGACGCCATGTCGGAGTACAGCTATCTGCAGGAGGGCTACGCCCCATTGTCTCAG GACTTCCAGGCGTACTACCAACCCGCCGCTGTGCCGGAATCCTCCCAGGCCAACGGCATACTAGGAG CAGCACCTGTTGCAGCCGGGGGAATCATCTCACAAACCGCGCAGGTGTACCAACCACAAATCATCGGGCAGCCGGCGGTCATG GCCTCTCGCGTCGGCCACCTGCTGGACACAGCCCACCATCATGGGCCGCCGTCAGCTGCCACAGCCGTCTGCGGCGCagctgccaccaccaccgcgcCACATGCCTCCGGACAGAATCCTCACGCTG CTGCCCCGGACATATCCACCTATCAGTACGACAAATCCTCTGGCTACTACTACGACCCACAGACGGGCCTGTTCTACGATCCAAACTCCCAA tatcaCTACAACGCCCAGACCCAGCAGTACCTTTACTGGGACAGCGAGAAGCAGACGTACGTCCCCGCTGCGGCCGACGCAAGTACGGGCGACGGCATGGCCGCCCCCAGCAGCGCCGCAGGCACCAGTAAAGAGGCGAAGGACAAGAAGGAGAAGCCCAAGAGCAAGACTGCACAGCAG ATCGCCAAGGACATGGAGCGCTGGGCCAAGAGTCTCAACAGGCAGAAGGAGAACTTCAAGGGCAGCTTTCAGCCCGTCAGTCACGAGGAGCGGAgagaggcagccgccgccgaCGCCGGCTTCAGCCTGTTTGAGAAGAAG ATGGGCGGTTTCGAGGCCGTCGTGCCAGAGCTACcgagaggagtggaggaagaGCTACCGTCCTCCAGCTCTGTAAACGCAAGCAAG TGTGGTCTGGTGGCGGCCTACAGTGGGGACAGTGACCCTGAGGAGGCTGCCAGCGCGGAGCAGGACTACGGCGGAGAAGACGGTTTGACGGACTGGAAGAAGATGGCCTGCCTGCTGTGCAGGAGACAGTTCCCCAACAAGGACGGCCTGGTCCGCCACCAGCAGCTCTCTGACCTGCACAAG cAAAACTTGGAAGTTCTCCGTAGATCCAAATTAACCGAGGCCGAGCTTGAGGAgttggagaggaaggagactgAG TTGAAATACAGAGACCGGGCGGCTGAACGCAGAGAGAAGTACGGCATCCCCGAACCTCCAGCTCCTAAGAAGAAGAAATTCGCTGCGCAGCCGCCACCAGTCGTCAT TAACTATGAGCAGCCCAATAAGGACGGCCTCAACAGTGACAATATCGGCAACAAGATGCTACAGGCCATGGGCTGGAGAGAGGGCAAAGGGCTCGGTCGAAACCAGCAGGGCATCACCGCCCCCATTCAG GCTCAGTTGAGAACGAAGGGAGCAGGTCTCGGAACCAAAGGCAGCAACTACAACCTCACCGCCTCCGACACGTACAAAGACGCAGTCCGCAAAGCCATGTTCGCACGCTTCACTGAAATCGAGTGA
- the rbm5 gene encoding RNA-binding protein 5 isoform X1, which translates to MGGDKRISRTERSGRYGSDQSRGDSEWRERRGRDQDREPDRDHDMRRWGEDRRGDRYDGDRRGNRDQSPEIYQRERKRRNSDRSEDGYHSDGDYPEQDFRREAGDDRKSKTIMLWGLPHNITEDEIRGAIEPLEGPQPVDIRLVKKKTGISRGFAFVDFYHLQDATRWMETNQKRLTIQGKYVDMQYSNPRNKFEDWLCNTCGLYNFRRRLKCFRCGATKAEGDGGGPSGVSEPHPTPDFYGDTIILRNIAPLTTVEAILTLLAPYANLLPNNIRLIKDKLTGQNRGFAFVQLSSPLEASQLLTILQGLQPPLKLDGKPIGVDYAKSARKDLLLSDGNRISAFSMASTAIAAAQWSSTQAQQGPDAMSEYSYLQEGYAPLSQDFQAYYQPAAVPESSQANGILGAAPVAAGGIISQTAQVYQPQIIGQPAVMASRVGHLLDTAHHHGPPSAATAVCGAAATTTAPHASGQNPHAAAPDISTYQYDKSSGYYYDPQTGLFYDPNSQYHYNAQTQQYLYWDSEKQTYVPAAADASTGDGMAAPSSAAGTSKEAKDKKEKPKSKTAQQIAKDMERWAKSLNRQKENFKGSFQPVSHEERREAAAADAGFSLFEKKQMGGFEAVVPELPRGVEEELPSSSSVNASKCGLVAAYSGDSDPEEAASAEQDYGGEDGLTDWKKMACLLCRRQFPNKDGLVRHQQLSDLHKQNLEVLRRSKLTEAELEELERKETELKYRDRAAERREKYGIPEPPAPKKKKFAAQPPPVVINYEQPNKDGLNSDNIGNKMLQAMGWREGKGLGRNQQGITAPIQAQLRTKGAGLGTKGSNYNLTASDTYKDAVRKAMFARFTEIE; encoded by the exons ATGGGGGGCGACAAGcg GATTAGTCGCACAGAGCGAAGCGGCAGATATGGCTCGGATCAGTCACGTGGCGACTCGGAGTGGCGGGAGAGACGAGGACGTGACCAGGACCGAGAACCGGACCGAGACCACGATATGCGGCGCTGGGGTGAAGACAGACGCGGTGACCGCTATGACGGAGACCGGCGAGGAAACCGAGACCAGAGTCCAGAG ATCTACCAGAGAGAGCGAAAAAGGCGGAATAGTGACAGATCAGAAGACGGCTATCACTCTGATGGAGACTACCCCGAGCAGGATTTCCGTAGAGAAGCCGGAGATGATAGGAAGAGCAAGACCATCATGCTGTGGGGGCTGCCTCATAACATCACTGAGGATGAA ATTCGAGGTGCAATAGAACCCCTGGAAGGCCCACAGCCAGTAGACATCAGGCTGGTGAAGAAAAAGACAG GTATAAGCCGAGGTTTCGCCTTCGTGGACTTTTATCACTTGCAAGATGCTACCCGATGGATGGAGACCAATCAG AAACGTCTGACAATCCAAGGCAAATATGTGGACATGCAGTACAGCAACCCTCGGAACAAGTTTGAAGACTGGCTATGTAACACT TGTGGCCTGTACAATTTCCGGAGGAGGCTGAAGTGCTTCAGGTGTGGAGCAACCAAAGCCG AGGGTGATGGCGGCGGCCCCTCCGGAGTCTCTGAGCCCCATCCCACGCCAGACTTCTACGGGGACA CGATCATCCTCAGAAATATAGCCCCTCTGACCACGGTTGAAGCCATCCTGACACTGTTGGCGCCCTACGCCAATCTCCTGCCCAACAACATCCGCCTCATCAAAGACAAGCTGACGGGACAGAACAGAGGCTTTGCCTTCGtgcagctctcctctcctttg GAGGCCTCTCAGCTGCTGACGATCCTGCAGGGGCTGCAACCTCCGTTGAAGCTGGACGGGAAGCCGATAGGCGTGGACTACGCCAAGAGTGCCAGGAA GGACCTCCTGCTTTCCGACGGGAATCGTATCAGTGCCTTCTCCATGGCCAGCACGGCCATCGCCGCCGCCCAGTGGTCCTCCACTCAG GCACAGCAGGGCCCGGACGCCATGTCGGAGTACAGCTATCTGCAGGAGGGCTACGCCCCATTGTCTCAG GACTTCCAGGCGTACTACCAACCCGCCGCTGTGCCGGAATCCTCCCAGGCCAACGGCATACTAGGAG CAGCACCTGTTGCAGCCGGGGGAATCATCTCACAAACCGCGCAGGTGTACCAACCACAAATCATCGGGCAGCCGGCGGTCATG GCCTCTCGCGTCGGCCACCTGCTGGACACAGCCCACCATCATGGGCCGCCGTCAGCTGCCACAGCCGTCTGCGGCGCagctgccaccaccaccgcgcCACATGCCTCCGGACAGAATCCTCACGCTG CTGCCCCGGACATATCCACCTATCAGTACGACAAATCCTCTGGCTACTACTACGACCCACAGACGGGCCTGTTCTACGATCCAAACTCCCAA tatcaCTACAACGCCCAGACCCAGCAGTACCTTTACTGGGACAGCGAGAAGCAGACGTACGTCCCCGCTGCGGCCGACGCAAGTACGGGCGACGGCATGGCCGCCCCCAGCAGCGCCGCAGGCACCAGTAAAGAGGCGAAGGACAAGAAGGAGAAGCCCAAGAGCAAGACTGCACAGCAG ATCGCCAAGGACATGGAGCGCTGGGCCAAGAGTCTCAACAGGCAGAAGGAGAACTTCAAGGGCAGCTTTCAGCCCGTCAGTCACGAGGAGCGGAgagaggcagccgccgccgaCGCCGGCTTCAGCCTGTTTGAGAAGAAG CAGATGGGCGGTTTCGAGGCCGTCGTGCCAGAGCTACcgagaggagtggaggaagaGCTACCGTCCTCCAGCTCTGTAAACGCAAGCAAG TGTGGTCTGGTGGCGGCCTACAGTGGGGACAGTGACCCTGAGGAGGCTGCCAGCGCGGAGCAGGACTACGGCGGAGAAGACGGTTTGACGGACTGGAAGAAGATGGCCTGCCTGCTGTGCAGGAGACAGTTCCCCAACAAGGACGGCCTGGTCCGCCACCAGCAGCTCTCTGACCTGCACAAG cAAAACTTGGAAGTTCTCCGTAGATCCAAATTAACCGAGGCCGAGCTTGAGGAgttggagaggaaggagactgAG TTGAAATACAGAGACCGGGCGGCTGAACGCAGAGAGAAGTACGGCATCCCCGAACCTCCAGCTCCTAAGAAGAAGAAATTCGCTGCGCAGCCGCCACCAGTCGTCAT TAACTATGAGCAGCCCAATAAGGACGGCCTCAACAGTGACAATATCGGCAACAAGATGCTACAGGCCATGGGCTGGAGAGAGGGCAAAGGGCTCGGTCGAAACCAGCAGGGCATCACCGCCCCCATTCAG GCTCAGTTGAGAACGAAGGGAGCAGGTCTCGGAACCAAAGGCAGCAACTACAACCTCACCGCCTCCGACACGTACAAAGACGCAGTCCGCAAAGCCATGTTCGCACGCTTCACTGAAATCGAGTGA
- the rbm5 gene encoding RNA-binding protein 5 isoform X3, with the protein MGGDKRRTERSGRYGSDQSRGDSEWRERRGRDQDREPDRDHDMRRWGEDRRGDRYDGDRRGNRDQSPEIYQRERKRRNSDRSEDGYHSDGDYPEQDFRREAGDDRKSKTIMLWGLPHNITEDEIRGAIEPLEGPQPVDIRLVKKKTGISRGFAFVDFYHLQDATRWMETNQKRLTIQGKYVDMQYSNPRNKFEDWLCNTCGLYNFRRRLKCFRCGATKAEGDGGGPSGVSEPHPTPDFYGDTIILRNIAPLTTVEAILTLLAPYANLLPNNIRLIKDKLTGQNRGFAFVQLSSPLEASQLLTILQGLQPPLKLDGKPIGVDYAKSARKDLLLSDGNRISAFSMASTAIAAAQWSSTQAQQGPDAMSEYSYLQEGYAPLSQDFQAYYQPAAVPESSQANGILGAAPVAAGGIISQTAQVYQPQIIGQPAVMASRVGHLLDTAHHHGPPSAATAVCGAAATTTAPHASGQNPHAAAPDISTYQYDKSSGYYYDPQTGLFYDPNSQYHYNAQTQQYLYWDSEKQTYVPAAADASTGDGMAAPSSAAGTSKEAKDKKEKPKSKTAQQIAKDMERWAKSLNRQKENFKGSFQPVSHEERREAAAADAGFSLFEKKQMGGFEAVVPELPRGVEEELPSSSSVNASKCGLVAAYSGDSDPEEAASAEQDYGGEDGLTDWKKMACLLCRRQFPNKDGLVRHQQLSDLHKQNLEVLRRSKLTEAELEELERKETELKYRDRAAERREKYGIPEPPAPKKKKFAAQPPPVVINYEQPNKDGLNSDNIGNKMLQAMGWREGKGLGRNQQGITAPIQAQLRTKGAGLGTKGSNYNLTASDTYKDAVRKAMFARFTEIE; encoded by the exons ATGGGGGGCGACAAGcg TCGCACAGAGCGAAGCGGCAGATATGGCTCGGATCAGTCACGTGGCGACTCGGAGTGGCGGGAGAGACGAGGACGTGACCAGGACCGAGAACCGGACCGAGACCACGATATGCGGCGCTGGGGTGAAGACAGACGCGGTGACCGCTATGACGGAGACCGGCGAGGAAACCGAGACCAGAGTCCAGAG ATCTACCAGAGAGAGCGAAAAAGGCGGAATAGTGACAGATCAGAAGACGGCTATCACTCTGATGGAGACTACCCCGAGCAGGATTTCCGTAGAGAAGCCGGAGATGATAGGAAGAGCAAGACCATCATGCTGTGGGGGCTGCCTCATAACATCACTGAGGATGAA ATTCGAGGTGCAATAGAACCCCTGGAAGGCCCACAGCCAGTAGACATCAGGCTGGTGAAGAAAAAGACAG GTATAAGCCGAGGTTTCGCCTTCGTGGACTTTTATCACTTGCAAGATGCTACCCGATGGATGGAGACCAATCAG AAACGTCTGACAATCCAAGGCAAATATGTGGACATGCAGTACAGCAACCCTCGGAACAAGTTTGAAGACTGGCTATGTAACACT TGTGGCCTGTACAATTTCCGGAGGAGGCTGAAGTGCTTCAGGTGTGGAGCAACCAAAGCCG AGGGTGATGGCGGCGGCCCCTCCGGAGTCTCTGAGCCCCATCCCACGCCAGACTTCTACGGGGACA CGATCATCCTCAGAAATATAGCCCCTCTGACCACGGTTGAAGCCATCCTGACACTGTTGGCGCCCTACGCCAATCTCCTGCCCAACAACATCCGCCTCATCAAAGACAAGCTGACGGGACAGAACAGAGGCTTTGCCTTCGtgcagctctcctctcctttg GAGGCCTCTCAGCTGCTGACGATCCTGCAGGGGCTGCAACCTCCGTTGAAGCTGGACGGGAAGCCGATAGGCGTGGACTACGCCAAGAGTGCCAGGAA GGACCTCCTGCTTTCCGACGGGAATCGTATCAGTGCCTTCTCCATGGCCAGCACGGCCATCGCCGCCGCCCAGTGGTCCTCCACTCAG GCACAGCAGGGCCCGGACGCCATGTCGGAGTACAGCTATCTGCAGGAGGGCTACGCCCCATTGTCTCAG GACTTCCAGGCGTACTACCAACCCGCCGCTGTGCCGGAATCCTCCCAGGCCAACGGCATACTAGGAG CAGCACCTGTTGCAGCCGGGGGAATCATCTCACAAACCGCGCAGGTGTACCAACCACAAATCATCGGGCAGCCGGCGGTCATG GCCTCTCGCGTCGGCCACCTGCTGGACACAGCCCACCATCATGGGCCGCCGTCAGCTGCCACAGCCGTCTGCGGCGCagctgccaccaccaccgcgcCACATGCCTCCGGACAGAATCCTCACGCTG CTGCCCCGGACATATCCACCTATCAGTACGACAAATCCTCTGGCTACTACTACGACCCACAGACGGGCCTGTTCTACGATCCAAACTCCCAA tatcaCTACAACGCCCAGACCCAGCAGTACCTTTACTGGGACAGCGAGAAGCAGACGTACGTCCCCGCTGCGGCCGACGCAAGTACGGGCGACGGCATGGCCGCCCCCAGCAGCGCCGCAGGCACCAGTAAAGAGGCGAAGGACAAGAAGGAGAAGCCCAAGAGCAAGACTGCACAGCAG ATCGCCAAGGACATGGAGCGCTGGGCCAAGAGTCTCAACAGGCAGAAGGAGAACTTCAAGGGCAGCTTTCAGCCCGTCAGTCACGAGGAGCGGAgagaggcagccgccgccgaCGCCGGCTTCAGCCTGTTTGAGAAGAAG CAGATGGGCGGTTTCGAGGCCGTCGTGCCAGAGCTACcgagaggagtggaggaagaGCTACCGTCCTCCAGCTCTGTAAACGCAAGCAAG TGTGGTCTGGTGGCGGCCTACAGTGGGGACAGTGACCCTGAGGAGGCTGCCAGCGCGGAGCAGGACTACGGCGGAGAAGACGGTTTGACGGACTGGAAGAAGATGGCCTGCCTGCTGTGCAGGAGACAGTTCCCCAACAAGGACGGCCTGGTCCGCCACCAGCAGCTCTCTGACCTGCACAAG cAAAACTTGGAAGTTCTCCGTAGATCCAAATTAACCGAGGCCGAGCTTGAGGAgttggagaggaaggagactgAG TTGAAATACAGAGACCGGGCGGCTGAACGCAGAGAGAAGTACGGCATCCCCGAACCTCCAGCTCCTAAGAAGAAGAAATTCGCTGCGCAGCCGCCACCAGTCGTCAT TAACTATGAGCAGCCCAATAAGGACGGCCTCAACAGTGACAATATCGGCAACAAGATGCTACAGGCCATGGGCTGGAGAGAGGGCAAAGGGCTCGGTCGAAACCAGCAGGGCATCACCGCCCCCATTCAG GCTCAGTTGAGAACGAAGGGAGCAGGTCTCGGAACCAAAGGCAGCAACTACAACCTCACCGCCTCCGACACGTACAAAGACGCAGTCCGCAAAGCCATGTTCGCACGCTTCACTGAAATCGAGTGA